In a genomic window of Pelotomaculum thermopropionicum SI:
- a CDS encoding hypothetical protein (containing two Glycos_transf_2, Glycosyl transferase domain, TPR, Tetratricopeptide repeat domain and partial COG1216, predicted glycosyltransferases), protein MKKKETVSLCLIAKDEEEFILSCINSVKHLVDEIVVVDTGSRDQTARLAREAGARVYDFNWPGDFALARNYALEQAVSGWILVLDADEVLDYVTVEDFNRLLCACDVEGYFLHIKNYLGTGQEVAWDQVVRLFRNKPAYRFTGAIHEQVAPAILNANGGRGLAAAPLVINHYGYLKAQLLKKDKFKRNTIIIKRALENNPDDPFLLYSLAVEHYQKGEISKGLDCFEKALVRMRGPEGYFEDVVLNIALGLLKLGRTERLIEFVSKSLEMFPEHPELFLLRGLGYLNLGKYLEAAGDLDRTLKKGGSRLFPESFIRDLIGERSMLMKRRVLVASPVRQKEAILREFLESLEMLDTSGLELDFAFIDDNNGHDLLAAFAWRKGNVRVFPAKSGDSYLCDETTHYWREELIWKVAAFKNQFIKLALEEGYDYLFLVDSDLYLHPKTITHLVSLGKDIVSEVYWTRWEPGMVPLPQVWAGDQYRLYHFQRGEVLSEEETNRRTSEFLQMLSGPGTYKVGGLGACTLISRRALSMGVSFSEIYNLGFIGEDRHFCVRAAALGLELYADTHYPPFHIYRESELPALKEYKERIFPAGNLKSKCTASTPVQHRRGEKGSKITLAMLVRNEAGRYLEMVLEHAARYIDSAVILDDASEDDTVEVCRRVLSGIPLNLVSNKEPCFNNEIVLRKQLWELTVDTGPDWILILDADEIFEDRAPQVLRSLARRPDVYYYAFRLYDMWDEKFYREDTYWCAHKWYRPFMVRYVPGFNYLWKETPQHCGRFPKNIEELRGEASQLRIKHLGWMKPEDRLKKYYRYKQLDPESVYGIKEQYQSILDPRPNLVPWVEEL, encoded by the coding sequence ATGAAGAAAAAAGAAACCGTCAGTTTGTGCCTCATAGCAAAAGACGAAGAGGAGTTCATTTTATCCTGCATTAACAGTGTAAAACACCTGGTTGACGAAATAGTTGTGGTGGATACTGGCTCCCGGGATCAGACGGCCAGGCTGGCCAGAGAGGCGGGGGCCAGGGTATATGATTTTAACTGGCCGGGTGACTTTGCCCTGGCCAGGAATTATGCACTGGAACAGGCTGTATCCGGCTGGATCCTGGTGCTCGATGCCGATGAAGTCCTGGACTATGTCACCGTTGAAGATTTTAACCGGCTGCTCTGCGCCTGCGATGTGGAAGGATACTTCCTGCACATTAAGAACTACCTGGGAACAGGGCAAGAAGTGGCGTGGGACCAGGTTGTGAGGCTGTTTAGAAACAAGCCTGCCTACAGGTTCACAGGGGCCATACACGAGCAGGTGGCGCCGGCCATTTTAAACGCCAATGGTGGCAGAGGGCTGGCGGCAGCCCCCCTGGTGATTAACCATTACGGCTATTTAAAAGCCCAGCTCTTGAAAAAAGATAAATTTAAACGAAACACTATAATCATCAAGAGGGCGCTCGAGAACAACCCTGACGACCCGTTCCTTTTATACAGCCTTGCTGTGGAACACTACCAGAAGGGAGAAATTTCTAAAGGCCTTGACTGTTTTGAAAAAGCCCTGGTCCGGATGCGGGGACCGGAAGGTTATTTTGAGGATGTAGTCCTTAATATCGCACTGGGATTATTAAAATTGGGCAGGACGGAAAGGTTAATCGAGTTTGTAAGCAAGTCACTGGAGATGTTTCCTGAACACCCTGAATTGTTTTTACTCAGGGGTCTGGGTTACCTAAACCTGGGGAAATACCTCGAAGCCGCCGGGGATCTCGACAGGACACTAAAAAAGGGAGGCAGCAGGCTGTTTCCGGAATCCTTTATCCGTGACTTAATAGGGGAGAGGAGCATGCTTATGAAACGGCGGGTCCTGGTGGCAAGCCCAGTACGGCAAAAAGAAGCAATCCTGAGGGAATTCCTGGAGTCGCTGGAGATGCTGGATACTTCAGGGCTGGAGCTGGATTTCGCCTTTATTGACGACAATAACGGGCATGATTTGCTGGCCGCCTTCGCCTGGAGAAAGGGCAATGTCCGGGTTTTTCCGGCGAAGTCCGGAGATTCCTACCTTTGCGACGAGACCACCCACTACTGGCGGGAGGAACTGATCTGGAAGGTGGCCGCATTTAAAAACCAGTTTATCAAGCTTGCCCTGGAAGAGGGCTACGACTACCTTTTTCTCGTTGATTCGGATTTATACCTGCATCCCAAAACAATCACCCACCTGGTCTCCCTGGGAAAGGACATTGTCTCGGAGGTCTACTGGACCAGGTGGGAGCCGGGCATGGTTCCACTCCCCCAGGTGTGGGCCGGGGACCAGTATCGCCTGTACCATTTCCAGAGGGGCGAGGTCTTGAGTGAGGAGGAAACAAACCGGAGGACCTCCGAATTTTTGCAAATGCTGTCCGGGCCGGGCACCTATAAGGTCGGAGGACTGGGAGCTTGTACCTTAATCAGCAGAAGAGCGCTGTCCATGGGGGTGTCCTTCAGTGAAATATACAACCTGGGCTTTATCGGCGAGGACCGGCACTTTTGCGTCCGGGCCGCCGCGCTGGGGCTGGAACTCTATGCCGACACCCATTACCCGCCCTTTCACATCTACCGGGAGTCCGAACTGCCGGCCCTCAAAGAATATAAAGAGCGAATTTTTCCTGCCGGTAATCTTAAGAGCAAATGTACGGCAAGTACACCAGTACAGCACAGGAGAGGGGAAAAAGGAAGCAAAATTACTCTGGCTATGTTAGTAAGAAATGAGGCAGGAAGGTACCTGGAAATGGTCCTTGAACACGCTGCCCGGTATATTGACAGCGCCGTCATCCTGGACGACGCCAGCGAGGACGACACGGTAGAAGTATGCAGAAGGGTTTTGAGCGGTATCCCCCTGAACCTGGTTTCAAACAAGGAGCCGTGTTTCAACAATGAGATAGTTCTGAGAAAACAACTTTGGGAACTGACCGTTGATACCGGGCCCGACTGGATCTTGATCCTGGACGCCGACGAGATTTTTGAAGACAGGGCTCCCCAGGTTTTAAGGTCACTGGCAAGACGCCCTGACGTATATTATTATGCCTTCCGCCTATATGACATGTGGGATGAAAAATTCTACCGCGAGGACACCTACTGGTGTGCCCACAAGTGGTACCGCCCCTTCATGGTCAGGTACGTCCCGGGCTTTAACTACCTGTGGAAGGAGACTCCCCAGCACTGCGGACGTTTTCCCAAAAATATAGAGGAATTGAGAGGTGAGGCCAGCCAGTTGAGGATTAAACACCTTGGCTGGATGAAACCGGAAGACCGCCTCAAAAAGTATTACCGCTACAAGCAACTGGATCCTGAAAGCGTCTACGGTATAAAGGAGCAGTACCAGTCGATCCTTGACCCCAGGCCGAATTTAGTGCCCTGGGTGGAGGAACTTTAA
- the RpoD gene encoding DNA-directed RNA polymerase, sigma subunit: MHLRFMKKVKVEVSLYDPIGVDKEGNEITLIDILGTHPEVVAEMVENNFEQKRLLEKVRQLTRREKKVLELRFGLEDGARMTQREIAKSLGISRSYVSRIEKKALNKLTREFNLEGCR, translated from the coding sequence ATGCACTTAAGGTTTATGAAAAAAGTTAAGGTCGAGGTGTCGCTGTACGATCCGATCGGAGTCGATAAGGAAGGCAACGAAATCACCCTGATTGACATTCTGGGCACCCACCCCGAGGTGGTTGCCGAAATGGTAGAAAACAATTTCGAGCAAAAACGTCTGCTGGAAAAAGTGCGCCAGCTCACCCGCCGTGAGAAGAAAGTGCTGGAGCTAAGGTTCGGGCTGGAGGACGGGGCGCGCATGACCCAGCGGGAAATTGCCAAAAGCCTGGGAATATCGCGCTCGTACGTGTCGCGTATTGAAAAGAAGGCCTTAAATAAGCTGACCAGGGAGTTTAACCTCGAGGGCTGCCGTTAG
- a CDS encoding hypothetical protein (containing COG0863, DNA modification methylase) has product MELQELLTGEEKKAYMYRSVNKPTRPETVTPETPLEDLNLNWREVDLPERERTKHVHRLHPYLGKFIPQLVEIFLRKYFKPGQTVLDPFCGSGTTLVQANELGINSIGCDISAFNVLLCRAKTAEYDPVKAQKEIQDILKRTEAEVKKIYGGRQMAFWEDEVPALSVETKDEYLLTWYAPRALTELLVYRHFINDYEYQDLLKVILSRSARSARLTTHFDLDFPKKPQTEPYWCYKHSRMCQPTAEALKFLSRYSYDTVGRIKEFAQVRTGAPVEVLHADSRTVNFPPVHGVITSPPYVGLIDYHEQHAYAYRLLGLEDKRENEIGPAAEGTSQRAKQKYQEDIAEVFRRIGESLLPGGKVIVVAADTAGLYGEIARLAGFEQEYVINRHVNRRTGRRASEFYESVFIWEKRG; this is encoded by the coding sequence ATGGAATTGCAAGAGTTATTGACTGGCGAAGAAAAAAAGGCATATATGTATCGTTCAGTTAATAAACCGACCAGGCCGGAAACAGTAACTCCCGAGACCCCTTTGGAAGATTTAAATTTGAACTGGCGGGAGGTTGACCTGCCTGAGCGCGAAAGGACGAAGCACGTCCACCGTCTGCATCCTTACCTGGGGAAATTTATACCTCAATTAGTGGAAATATTTTTAAGAAAATATTTCAAACCAGGACAAACTGTGCTCGACCCGTTCTGCGGGTCCGGCACAACCCTGGTCCAGGCCAATGAACTGGGAATAAATTCAATCGGTTGCGACATAAGCGCCTTCAACGTGCTCTTATGCAGGGCCAAAACGGCAGAGTACGATCCTGTTAAAGCTCAAAAAGAGATACAGGATATATTAAAAAGGACGGAAGCGGAGGTTAAAAAGATTTACGGCGGCCGGCAGATGGCTTTTTGGGAGGACGAAGTACCTGCCCTTTCCGTGGAAACGAAAGACGAATACCTGCTGACCTGGTACGCTCCCCGCGCTTTGACAGAGTTGCTTGTTTACCGGCATTTTATAAATGATTACGAATATCAGGACCTTTTGAAGGTTATTCTTTCCCGTTCCGCCCGTTCGGCCCGGCTCACCACGCACTTTGACCTGGATTTTCCTAAAAAGCCGCAAACCGAGCCCTACTGGTGCTACAAGCATTCCCGGATGTGTCAGCCTACGGCTGAGGCTTTGAAGTTTTTAAGCCGCTACAGTTACGACACTGTCGGTAGAATTAAAGAATTTGCCCAAGTCAGGACAGGGGCCCCGGTTGAGGTGCTGCACGCCGACAGCCGCACGGTAAACTTTCCTCCGGTTCATGGAGTAATCACAAGTCCTCCTTACGTCGGCCTGATCGACTACCACGAGCAACACGCTTACGCTTACCGGCTTTTAGGCCTGGAGGACAAAAGGGAAAATGAGATTGGCCCTGCTGCGGAAGGCACGAGCCAGAGAGCAAAGCAGAAATACCAGGAAGACATTGCCGAGGTTTTCCGCCGTATTGGAGAGTCCCTTTTGCCGGGCGGCAAGGTGATCGTTGTGGCGGCAGATACGGCCGGGCTGTACGGCGAAATTGCGAGGCTGGCCGGGTTCGAGCAGGAATACGTTATAAACCGTCACGTTAACCGGCGCACCGGCAGGCGGGCAAGCGAGTTTTACGAATCGGTTTTTATCTGGGAGAAAAGGGGTTAG
- a CDS encoding hypothetical protein (containing COG1961 domain) — protein sequence MRAAVYVRVSTEDQARHGYSLQEQKEACRCRAVDLGAKTVLEFADEGVSGATLDRPGLQGLRELIRSGQIDLVVVRDPDRLSRKLSHQLILTEEIEKAGVRLEFLDFDWKDTPDGRLFYAIRGAIAEFEKEKIRERMARGKTQKAKQGGMPIGFYNYGYVYEPETGKVRLHETEAKVVEEIFKWFVQEDIGINGVAKRLNEAEVPSRKGKRWHKQVVRQVLVNPVYKGTWQYKDICIPVPAIIDEAVWLKAQEKIRGARRLWAGQRKHDYLLSGIVTCGECGQTMTGVYSKWWNKKDRRYTCFKGYQGARHRGCLPSKYVLAGYVESAVWEQVKDWLQDPGALASEAYASSPRVEDYLKELERTEKLLSEVEKGREAVLDALASGLFELDARTKAKLADLKRRKERLEQRKKELVLTVRGASGAVARMDELRALASEVLGRIDELDFSEKKALVRALVAQVVVSGKGKRGANGLADITVTVVARMPEPVEKAGLLESVKARY from the coding sequence ATGCGTGCGGCAGTCTATGTCAGAGTGAGCACCGAGGACCAGGCGCGGCACGGCTACTCTTTGCAGGAGCAAAAGGAAGCGTGCCGCTGCCGGGCCGTCGATTTAGGTGCTAAAACCGTATTGGAGTTCGCAGACGAAGGTGTCTCCGGAGCCACGCTGGACAGGCCCGGCCTGCAGGGGTTAAGGGAATTGATCCGCTCCGGTCAAATAGACCTAGTGGTGGTCCGGGATCCGGACAGGCTTTCCAGGAAGCTGTCGCACCAGCTCATTTTGACCGAGGAAATAGAAAAGGCCGGCGTACGCCTGGAGTTTTTAGATTTTGACTGGAAAGACACCCCTGACGGCAGGCTTTTTTATGCCATCAGAGGGGCAATAGCCGAGTTTGAAAAAGAAAAAATCCGCGAGCGGATGGCGAGGGGCAAAACGCAAAAAGCCAAGCAAGGCGGCATGCCTATAGGGTTTTATAATTACGGGTACGTTTACGAGCCGGAAACCGGGAAGGTGCGGCTGCACGAGACTGAAGCAAAAGTGGTTGAGGAGATATTCAAATGGTTTGTCCAGGAAGACATCGGCATAAACGGCGTAGCTAAAAGGCTCAACGAGGCAGAAGTACCCAGCAGGAAAGGCAAAAGGTGGCACAAACAGGTTGTCAGGCAGGTACTTGTCAACCCTGTTTACAAAGGGACCTGGCAGTACAAGGATATTTGTATTCCAGTGCCTGCCATCATTGACGAGGCCGTATGGCTGAAAGCGCAGGAGAAGATCAGGGGAGCGCGCCGGCTGTGGGCCGGGCAGAGGAAGCACGACTACCTGCTTTCGGGAATCGTAACCTGCGGGGAGTGCGGCCAGACAATGACCGGCGTTTACTCGAAGTGGTGGAATAAAAAAGACCGGCGTTATACCTGTTTTAAAGGATACCAGGGGGCCAGGCACCGGGGCTGTCTGCCGTCCAAATACGTCTTAGCAGGTTATGTCGAAAGCGCTGTGTGGGAGCAGGTGAAAGACTGGCTGCAGGACCCTGGGGCCCTGGCGAGCGAGGCTTACGCTTCTTCGCCGAGGGTGGAGGATTATTTAAAAGAGCTCGAACGCACCGAAAAACTATTGTCCGAAGTTGAGAAGGGGAGAGAGGCGGTCCTGGACGCTCTCGCTTCGGGGTTGTTCGAGCTTGACGCCAGGACGAAGGCGAAACTGGCTGACTTAAAACGCCGGAAGGAGCGTCTGGAGCAGCGCAAGAAGGAGTTGGTTTTAACTGTGCGCGGGGCGTCCGGCGCGGTAGCCAGGATGGACGAGCTGAGGGCGCTGGCAAGTGAGGTTTTGGGACGGATAGACGAATTAGATTTTTCTGAAAAGAAAGCCCTGGTGCGGGCGCTGGTGGCCCAGGTTGTGGTTTCGGGTAAAGGGAAGCGCGGCGCGAACGGGTTAGCTGACATAACCGTGACTGTCGTCGCCCGGATGCCGGAACCGGTTGAAAAAGCGGGACTTTTGGAGAGTGTTAAAGCCAGGTATTAA
- a CDS encoding hypothetical protein (containing COG1191 domain): protein MLPGLWTLTVVSLVNGLLLLVSYIANNTFPQPLSEEEEAKYLKLLNMGNEEARNILTERNLRLVAHIVKKFDSTGEDSDDLISIGTIGLIKAINTFNPGKGTRLATYAAKCIENEMFMTKHGVNKYH from the coding sequence ATGCTGCCCGGCCTCTGGACTTTGACCGTGGTATCGCTGGTAAACGGCCTTCTTTTGCTCGTGTCGTACATTGCGAACAATACCTTCCCGCAGCCGCTGTCCGAGGAGGAAGAAGCCAAATACCTGAAACTTTTGAACATGGGCAATGAGGAGGCAAGAAACATCCTCACGGAAAGGAACCTGCGCCTGGTGGCTCATATTGTGAAAAAGTTCGACAGCACGGGAGAGGATTCGGACGACCTGATTTCCATCGGCACCATCGGTCTGATTAAGGCCATCAACACCTTCAATCCGGGCAAGGGAACCAGGCTGGCAACATATGCCGCCAAATGCATTGAAAATGAAATGTTTATGACAAAACATGGCGTAAATAAATACCATTAA
- the MobA gene encoding molybdopterin-guanine dinucleotide biosynthesis protein A, which produces MLQATGVILAGGRSRRMGQEKALLEVGREAMIRRVAGVLKEVFAEVIISGGVEENGLRLGLRVVPDLIAGGGPLSGIHAALCGAAFAKCLVVACDMPFICPELARYMMEQSEGYDVAVPRHGQHLQPLFAVYSKGCIRAIEESLRAHKCKVIDFYPLVRVNYVSEENLRALADIEVAFFNVNTPSDLVKARVMAENSRTGRVWLV; this is translated from the coding sequence ATGCTGCAAGCTACCGGGGTAATTCTGGCCGGCGGGAGAAGCAGGCGTATGGGCCAGGAAAAAGCCTTGCTTGAGGTCGGCCGGGAAGCTATGATCAGGCGCGTTGCCGGAGTGTTAAAAGAAGTGTTTGCCGAGGTTATAATCAGCGGTGGGGTGGAGGAAAACGGCCTGCGCCTGGGACTCAGGGTTGTCCCCGATCTGATTGCCGGGGGTGGCCCTCTAAGCGGCATTCACGCCGCCTTATGCGGCGCCGCGTTTGCAAAATGCCTTGTGGTGGCCTGCGATATGCCTTTCATCTGTCCCGAGCTGGCGCGGTACATGATGGAGCAGTCCGAGGGCTATGATGTTGCCGTGCCGCGCCACGGGCAGCATCTCCAGCCGCTGTTTGCCGTTTACAGCAAGGGCTGCATCCGGGCAATCGAGGAATCGTTGCGTGCGCACAAGTGCAAAGTTATTGATTTTTATCCCCTGGTGCGGGTAAATTATGTTAGTGAAGAAAATTTGCGGGCCCTGGCCGATATTGAGGTGGCTTTTTTCAACGTCAATACGCCGTCCGATTTAGTGAAGGCCAGGGTAATGGCAGAAAATAGCAGAACCGGGAGAGTGTGGCTTGTTTAA
- a CDS encoding predicted hydrolase (the HAD superfamily), which yields MFKLFYPRLYVPSILEIKPGLLKKLGIKGIIFDLDNTIIRRDAEEFSPEVAQWLGRMQEHGFRMGIVSNNSRKRVGAIAGAAGLPAVPRAVKPWVRPFRQALKVLGTAPGETALVGDQIFTDIFGGNLAGLYTILVVPLEGKEFWGTRLFSRPVERIVLARLKRHPEVFYGRWD from the coding sequence TTGTTTAAACTCTTTTATCCGAGGCTGTATGTGCCGTCGATTCTGGAAATAAAACCTGGATTGTTGAAGAAGCTTGGTATTAAGGGGATTATTTTTGACCTTGACAACACCATCATCCGCAGGGATGCAGAAGAGTTTTCGCCTGAAGTGGCGCAATGGTTAGGCAGAATGCAGGAGCACGGCTTCAGGATGGGCATTGTTTCCAACAACTCACGCAAAAGGGTGGGAGCCATAGCCGGGGCGGCAGGACTGCCGGCCGTGCCAAGGGCGGTGAAGCCGTGGGTAAGGCCTTTTCGCCAGGCCTTGAAAGTTTTGGGGACTGCGCCGGGTGAAACCGCCCTGGTCGGCGATCAGATTTTTACCGACATTTTCGGCGGCAACCTGGCGGGCCTGTACACCATCCTGGTAGTCCCCCTGGAGGGGAAGGAGTTCTGGGGAACCAGGCTGTTCAGCCGGCCTGTTGAGAGGATTGTGCTGGCGCGATTAAAAAGACATCCGGAGGTTTTTTATGGCAGATGGGATTAG
- the AroE gene encoding shikimate 5-dehydrogenase — protein sequence MADGISGRTRVCGIFGCPVEHSFSPAMQNAAFKAAGLDYVYVPFLVRPGHLQAAVEAVRALDMAGVNVTIPHKETVLSFLDEISEEARLTGAVNTIVNRTGRLFGDNTDGKGFLRSLKENTGFTPAGKTALLIGAGGAARAVAVQLALAGLKKLFLANRSEGRARELAAFLAAQAGTEVEVIPWPKGESEVLPGRAVTESDLVVQATSLGMYPRQQETVPLPFELFGPGKVACDLVYNPVETLFLQKAGQAGATAVDGLGMLLYQGALAFELWTGIAAPVGAMREALVRLYPVKKNGS from the coding sequence ATGGCAGATGGGATTAGCGGCCGGACCAGGGTATGCGGCATTTTCGGCTGCCCTGTTGAGCATTCGTTTTCTCCGGCCATGCAAAATGCAGCCTTCAAGGCGGCCGGGCTGGACTACGTTTACGTGCCGTTCCTGGTCCGGCCCGGGCACCTGCAGGCCGCCGTGGAAGCGGTGCGGGCGCTGGATATGGCCGGGGTGAACGTAACCATCCCCCACAAGGAAACGGTGCTTTCTTTTCTGGACGAGATAAGCGAGGAAGCCCGCCTGACCGGCGCGGTCAACACCATTGTCAACCGCACGGGGCGGCTGTTTGGGGATAACACCGACGGAAAAGGATTTTTGCGCTCTTTAAAAGAAAACACCGGTTTTACCCCGGCCGGCAAAACCGCCCTGCTCATCGGCGCGGGCGGCGCGGCGCGGGCGGTGGCCGTGCAGCTGGCCCTGGCCGGGCTGAAAAAGCTCTTCCTGGCCAACCGCTCTGAAGGGCGGGCGCGGGAGTTGGCCGCTTTCCTGGCCGCGCAGGCCGGGACGGAAGTGGAGGTCATTCCGTGGCCCAAAGGTGAATCTGAAGTGCTGCCCGGCAGGGCGGTAACTGAATCCGACCTGGTGGTGCAGGCTACCTCTCTGGGGATGTACCCCAGGCAGCAGGAAACGGTGCCGCTTCCCTTTGAGCTTTTCGGGCCGGGCAAGGTGGCCTGCGACCTGGTTTATAACCCGGTGGAGACGCTTTTCCTGCAAAAGGCGGGGCAGGCAGGGGCAACCGCGGTGGACGGGCTGGGAATGCTTTTGTACCAGGGGGCCCTGGCCTTCGAGCTGTGGACCGGCATCGCCGCTCCGGTGGGGGCAATGAGGGAGGCCCTGGTCCGGCTTTATCCGGTAAAGAAAAACGGCTCTTGA
- the AroC gene encoding chorismate synthase, with translation MLRYLTAGESHGPALVSVVEGVPAGLPLTAEYINRQLGRRQRGYGRGARMKIEGDAVKFLSGLRDGLTLGSPIALLVENKDWANWSEIMSTHPGARTDEKAVTRPRPGHADLAGAIKYRHADLRNVLERSSARETAARVAAGSVARRLLEELGIRIIGQVISVGGVEAGPLSLAPEELEARLEKSELFCADQAAERRMMAAIDSAREAGDTVGGVFEIRAYGVPPGLGSYVQWDRRLDGRLAAALMSIQAVKGVEVGMGFAAARKTGSQVQDEIFYEQGRGFYRRTNRAGGMEGGVSNGEPLVLRAAMKPIPTLRRPLQSVDLITKEPSSAAVERSDVCAVPAACVIGEAAVAWELAGACLEKCGGDSLAELKDNWDRYLSYVRQV, from the coding sequence TTGCTCAGATACCTGACAGCAGGAGAATCGCACGGCCCGGCCCTCGTTTCCGTGGTGGAGGGGGTTCCCGCCGGCCTGCCTTTGACGGCCGAATACATAAACAGGCAGTTGGGCCGCCGCCAGCGGGGCTACGGGCGCGGCGCCAGGATGAAAATAGAGGGCGATGCGGTGAAGTTCCTTTCCGGCCTGCGCGACGGACTGACCCTGGGCAGCCCGATTGCCTTGCTGGTGGAAAACAAGGATTGGGCCAACTGGTCGGAAATAATGTCGACGCATCCCGGGGCGCGGACGGATGAGAAGGCGGTGACCCGCCCCCGTCCCGGGCATGCCGATCTGGCAGGGGCAATAAAGTACCGGCACGCCGATCTCCGCAACGTGCTGGAACGTTCGAGCGCCAGGGAGACCGCGGCCAGAGTGGCGGCGGGCAGCGTGGCCAGGAGGCTTTTGGAGGAACTGGGGATAAGAATAATCGGGCAGGTTATTTCAGTCGGCGGGGTTGAGGCCGGCCCCTTAAGCCTTGCCCCTGAGGAGCTGGAGGCAAGGCTGGAAAAATCGGAGCTTTTCTGCGCCGATCAGGCGGCCGAACGGCGCATGATGGCTGCAATCGACAGCGCCAGGGAGGCCGGCGACACGGTAGGAGGGGTATTTGAAATCAGGGCTTACGGGGTGCCCCCCGGCCTTGGCAGCTACGTTCAGTGGGACCGCAGGCTGGATGGACGACTGGCGGCGGCTTTAATGAGCATCCAGGCGGTAAAGGGGGTCGAGGTTGGCATGGGGTTTGCCGCTGCCCGCAAGACGGGGTCTCAGGTGCAGGATGAAATTTTTTACGAGCAGGGCAGGGGTTTTTACCGCCGCACCAACCGGGCCGGCGGAATGGAGGGAGGCGTCAGCAACGGGGAACCCCTGGTGCTCAGGGCGGCAATGAAGCCCATACCGACCCTCCGCCGGCCGCTTCAAAGCGTAGATCTAATAACAAAAGAGCCTTCATCAGCGGCGGTGGAGCGCTCCGACGTCTGCGCCGTACCGGCCGCCTGTGTGATTGGCGAGGCGGCGGTTGCCTGGGAACTGGCCGGAGCCTGCCTGGAAAAATGCGGCGGGGACAGCCTGGCCGAGTTAAAGGACAACTGGGACCGCTACCTGTCGTATGTAAGGCAGGTGTAG
- the AroK gene encoding shikimate kinase: MKNIVLIGFMGTGKTAVGRRLAGRLKREFIDTDAEIEKVTGKTVAQIFARDGQIRFRSEEALLVRKLAGKENLVISTGGGMVLNPENVRLLKENGVLIALTADPEVICRRVKNKKNRPLLMRGDLRENIKALLKEREGVYDVAEHKVDTGSMSLDQAVENIIHFLKEHNYIE, translated from the coding sequence TTGAAGAATATAGTCTTAATTGGCTTCATGGGTACGGGCAAGACCGCCGTCGGGCGGCGGCTGGCCGGCCGCCTCAAGAGGGAGTTTATCGATACCGACGCGGAGATTGAAAAGGTTACCGGAAAGACCGTGGCTCAAATATTTGCCAGGGACGGGCAGATCCGCTTCCGTTCGGAGGAAGCCCTGCTGGTACGGAAGCTGGCCGGAAAGGAAAACCTGGTCATTTCCACGGGCGGCGGTATGGTTTTAAATCCTGAAAACGTAAGGCTGCTTAAGGAGAACGGCGTACTGATAGCCTTGACGGCGGACCCGGAGGTAATCTGCCGGCGGGTAAAGAACAAAAAGAACCGTCCCCTGCTGATGAGGGGGGACCTGAGAGAAAACATAAAGGCCCTTTTAAAAGAGCGGGAGGGCGTTTATGACGTGGCCGAGCACAAGGTGGACACCGGGAGCATGAGCCTGGACCAGGCGGTGGAAAATATTATCCACTTCCTAAAGGAGCATAATTACATCGAATAG